CTCTTCGGTCCAGCCGCTCTGGTGCATGGCCAGCGGTGCATTGGCAACCGGCGGCAAGGCGTTGGCGGTTTTGGGCGTGGCGGCCTGGGTCAGCGCGGCGAGGCGGTTGGCGAAATCGTCCACGCGGGTGTCGCTGCTGGCGTTCTTGAGGTCCTTGAGGCCGTCATCGATCAACGCGCCAAACGCCTTGTCGCCACCCTGATCGGTGCTGTCCTTGGTGGTTTGCTGGTCGACCATCGTGGCCAGGCCAGCGGCAAAGCTTTGCGCAGCGGTCGGTTGATCCGTAGGGGCGGCTGCGCTTTTCTGCGGCGTCTGGCTGCTGGCCGACACGTGCCCACCCTGCTCCATCGCCAGGCGTACAGCCGGCATCGCATCCAGGGGATCAGCCTGCGGGTCGAAAGCCGGCTGCTGGGCCTCATCGACCACGGCGACCACCGGTTGGGCCTTGGCGTCCTCGTCAACCGCCGACACTTGTACGGGCACCGCCACCGGCATCGCGGCGGCGATTACCGCGGGGTCGACAACAGGGTCTACCGCAGGTGGTTGCGCCAGGGCTGAATCGCTGGGTTTATCGCCCTCGGCGCCAGTGCTGTCATCGGCCTTGGCCGACGGCTTGGCAGGCAAGGGATTGCCGCTATCGGCAACCGCCGGCTTGCTGGCGGCAGGCTTGTCGCTGCCGGCAGCCGGTTTGGCGCCGGTATCGGAAGGCTTGTCACGCGTGACTTTACTGGCGGTGTCGTCGCCCTTCAGCGTCGGCTTGGAGCCCTGCTTGGCAAACACTTGAGCAAAGCCTGCGCCCTTGTCTCGCGGGGCCGCAACCACTACCGGCGGGTTAGCGGCAGGCGCTGACGGCTTGGCCGCAGGGGCAGCCTGAAGGAGCGAATTGGGGGCGACTGGCATGGGTAAGGTTCTCCACTGCATGGGGTCGGGGATGCAGTCTGTGGAGATAGAGCAAGAGTCGGGCCAGGTTTAGCGCGATGATTCAGAAACTGAACGTTGGCGCTCCGACTCATACAGCGGCCGGACCAACGCGAACTCATGATCGATCTGGTCAACCAATTCGCCCAGATCCGATGATGGCTTGACGGACTCAGCCTCCAGGCGCTGACACAGCTGCGCCAGCCGCACCGCCCCAAGGTTGCCACTGCTGCCTTTGAAACTGTGCGCAATCTGTCCCAATGCCTTGGCATCGTCGCGCGCGTCGCGCAGCGCTTTGATGCGCTTTTGCGAGTCATCGAGGAAGGTGTCGAGCAGTTTGGGATACTCACCCTCCATGACGTCCTGCAAACCCGACAACACGTCGGGGTCCAGATGAATCTCAGCCACTTGCTCGCTCCTTGATCAAGAATCAGCGGATTATGCCAGAGCTTCCCAGCAAAACTCCACGCAGACACGGCGCCCGCCCTCGGACCAGCGTACAGCGCTGCTCAGTTGACGCACCAGGTTCAGCCCTCGGCCAGACAGACGGTCAACTTCCAGGGGCCGCGCCAGCTCCTGTTCGACATCAAAACCCGGCCCGCTGTCTTCAATGCACAGGGTCATCTTGCCGCCCTTGTCGGTCGGTACCACCTGCACATGCACGCGCACGTAGCCACTGCTCAGCTGCGCCAGACGCTCATTGCGCTGATGATAATACTGCGCAAACCCTTGCGCATCGCGCTTGAGCCGTGAGTCCAGGCCCAGCACACCATGTTCCAGGGCATTGGAATACAACTCCGCCATCACGCTGTAGAGCGCGCCGCTCTGCTCGCGCAACCCATGGATCTCCAGCAGCAGTTGCAGCAGGTACGGCAGCGGGTTGTAGCGCTGCAGCGTCTGGGCGCGAAACTCGAAACCCACCGACCAATCCAGCGGGCACGACTGGCCGCTGTCGGCATACATCGGCTCGGCCACTCGCAGCGCCTGGCCGGACAGCAGGGTGATCTCGACCATGCTGACGTCATCGCGCGCCAGCCCCCGAAATGCAGCCAGGGCGTGCTCGATATCCTCAAACAGGCGGTCAGGCTCGCGGTTGGCAGCGAACACCTGTTGCAACCGCTCGGCGCCGAACAGTTGATCATTGGCGTCAGCCGTATCCAGCACGCCATCGGAGAGCAGGAACACCCGATCGCCCAAGGCCATGGGCCAGACCTCGGTGCTGTCATCGAAGCTTTCCGCCGATAGCACGCCCAGGGGCAGATGCCGCGACATCAGCGGCGTGCGCTTGCCAGTGGCGACTTCATGCACATAGCCTTCGGGCATACCGCCGTTCCACACCTCAACCGCACGCCGCTGGGCGCTCAGGCACAACAAGGTGGCGCAACAGAACATGTCCACCGGCAGGATGCGCTTGAGCTTGGCGTTCATCTCCCGCAAGGTCTGCGTAAGGCCGTAGCCCTTGGCGGTCATGCCGTAGAACACTTCGGCCAACGGCATGGCGCCAATGGCGGCCGGCAAGCCATGGCCGGTGAAATCGCCGAGCAGCACGTGCATGTCACCGGACGGCGTGTAGGCCGCCAGCAGCAAATCACCGTTGAACAAGGCATAGGGCGATTGCAGGTAGCGGATATTGGGTGCGGCATTGATACAGCCGGAGTGGGCAACCTTGTCGAACACCGCCTTGGCTGCCCGCTGCTCATGCATCAGGTGCTCGTGGTGCCTGGCGATCAGGTCGCGTTGTTGCAAGACCGTGGCCTGCAGGCGGCGCAGGCGATCCATGGCGTTGATCTTCGCTGCCAATATCAGGGGGTTGTAAGGTTTGGGCAAGAAGTCGTCGCCGCCGGCGTCCAGGCATTGGGCCAGCGCTTCGCTTTCGCGCAGGGAGGTGAGGAAGATGATCGGCACCAGCGCCTCCCCCGCCAACTGCTTGATCTGCCGGGCGGCTTCAAAGCCGTCCATCACCGGCATCAGCGCATCCATCAGCACCAGTTGCGGGCGCTCATGACGGAAGATCTCCACCGCCTCGGCACCGTTGCTGGCAGTCAGCACCTGATGGCCCTGGCGACGGATGATGGTCGACAGCAACAGCCGATCGGCGGCGCTGTCTTCGGCGATCAGGATAGTCAGCGCCTCAAGGACCGGGGCCAAGGCGCTCAACTGATATCGAACAGTTTGTCGAAGTTGGAAATGGCGAGGATCTTGCGCACGTCGGGGTTGCTGTTCGTCACACGGACCTCGGCGTCATCACCGCCAGCATGATCACGTAGCAACAGGAGCATACCCAGGGCTGAACTGTCCATGTAGGTGGCCTCCTTGAGATCGACAATATAGGTCTCGGGCACCTTGTAGAAACGCTCATAGGCGTCCCGAAACGCCTGGTGGCTGCCGAAATCGAACCGGCCCTTGATTGCGATCGTCAACTTCTTCCCATCCAGGGATACATCGGACTCGATTGACATGTGACTGCTTCCTTGTCATTGGCACTGTGCAACAAGGTTTAGCAGGCGAACCGGATCTGAGCAACACATCTATCCTGCGTCGTTAGTTAGAATTGTTCCTGGCGGGGCAGGCGTTGGGACAATTCATCAAGCAGCTTTTGCTCGCGCTTATCTTCAATCGCCCGCGCTTCGTCGATATAGCGCTGCACCAGCTTGCGCAAACCTTCCACGCGGGCAAACGCCTGCTGCCAGCTTTCCCGGGCTTTATCGAGGTTGTTCTGGTGCCAGGCCAGGCTCTGGCGCTGTTGGCCGACGGCTGTTTCAAGCTGATTGAGAAAGCCCTGATACCCCATCAACCACTGGCCCGACACGCCCTTGCTGCCGCGCTCGATCCACTGTTGTTGGTACTCCAGGCGAAAGCGCTCCAGGTCGCCCAGCTTGCTCTCTGCCAGGCGCACCTGGCCTTGAAAGTAACCCAGGCGTTGCACGGCGGTTTTCTCGGCCTTTTCGGCCATTTCCACCACCGGGGCCAGGCGCGCGGCGCGGCTGTTGGCCATGGCTTAACCGCCTGGCGCGGGGGCGAAGATGGACTGCAGATGCGCTTCGCTTTCGCCCATGCTGATCTTGTCGTTGAGGCCCTGGCGCAGGTAGTTCACCAGCTGTGGTTGCAAGGCAATGGCCAGGTCGGTGTCGCGATCGCCGCCGGCCACATAGGCGCCGACGCTGATCAGGTCGCGGCTCTGCTGGTAACGCGACCACAGTTGCTTGAACTGCTGCGCACGGGCCATATGCTCAGGGGTGACCACCGCCGGCATCACCCGGCTGATGGACGCTTCGATGTCGATGGCCGGGTAGTGCCCTTCTTCTGCCAGGCGTCGCGACAGCACAATGTGGCCGTCGAGCACGCCCCGCGCCGAGTCGGCAATCGGATCTTGCTGGTCGTCGCCTTCGGACAACACGGTATAAAACGCAGTGATCGAGCCACCGCCGGCCTCGGCATTACCGGCGCGCTCCACCAGCTTGGGCAGTTTGGCGAAGACCGACGGCGGATAGCCTTTGGTGGCCGGTGGCTCACCAATGGCCAAGGCGATTTCCCGCTGGGCCTGGGCGAAACGCGTGAGCGAATCCATCAGCAGCAGCACATTCTTGCCCTTGTCACGGAAATACTCGGCGATGCGTGTGCAGTACATGGCTGCGCGCAGGCGCATCAGTGGCGCATCGTCCGCAGGCGACGCCACCACCACCGAGCGCTTGAGCCCTTCTTCACCGAGACTGTGCTCGATGAACTCCTTGACCTCACGGCCCCGCTCACCGATCAGCCCGACCACGATGATGTCGGCCTCGGTAAAGCGCGTCATCATGCCCAGCAACACCGACTTACCCACGCCGGTACCGGCGAACAGGCCCAGGCGCTGGCCGCGGCCGACCGTCAATAAACCGTTGATGCTGCGAATGCCCACGTCCAGCGGCACGCTGATGGGGTTGCGGTTGAGCGGATTGATGGTGGGGCCGTCCATCGGCACCCAGTCTTCGGCCTTCATGCCACCCTTGCCATCCAGCGCACGCCCGGCGCCGTCGAGTACGCGGCCGAGCATACTCATGCCCATGGGCAGGCGGCCAGTGTCGGCCAGCGGTACCACGCGAGCACCCGGGGCGATACCGGCCAGGCTGCCCACCGGCATCAGGAAAATCTTGTTGCCGGAAAAGCCCATCACTTCCGCTTCGACCTGCACCGGGTGGTAGCTGTCGTCATTGATCACCAGGCAACGGCTGCCCATGGCAGCGCGCAAGCCCTCGGCTTCAAGGGTCAGGCCGACCATGCGCAACAAGCGCCCTTCAAGGATCGGCTGGCCGGGCAATTCGGTTGCCTCGGCGTAGCTGCTCAGGCGCTTGGCAAAGCTGGTGCGATCAAGGCGCATCGGGAGCGTCCAGGTCAACGCTCACGTCAGGCGCTGCCGGATGCAGGGCTTGCTCATGCAGTTGATCCAACAATTTGGCCATGATCTGGCTGATGCGGGTTTCCACCGTGGCATCGATGCGGCTGTGCTCGGTTTCGACACGACACCCACCGGGTTGCAACGAAGCGTCCTCGACGATGCGCCAGGTTTCTTCATGGCGCTCGCGCAGGGCTTTGACCTGCTCGAAATCCTGCGGGTTGATGTACAGCCGCACATTGCCGACGCCCAGGGGCAGCAACTTGAGGGCTTCACGCATCACGCTTTCGATCTGGCTGGAGTCCAGCACCAACTCGCGCTGGATCACCTGGCGGGCAATGTGCTGCACCAGGCCGACCATGGATTTTTCCAGTTGGGTGTCCTGCTCGGCAATCGGGTCGAACAGGTTGCCCATCAGGCGTTCCAGGCTGGCCAGCTGGGTGCCCAGCGCTGCCTCGGCTTCCTGGCGGACCTTGAGGGTGGTGCTGCGAAAACCGTCTTTCTCGCCCGCCGCAAAGCCTTCGTTGTAGGCTTCCTGGCGGATGGCTTCAAGTTCTTCGAGGGTCAGTGGCTGGACTTCATCCAGCGGCACTTCTTCCATTTCCACCGGAAGCTCTTCGACCGGCTCAGGCTCGGGCTCCGGCACATGGGGGTCGAAGCTGGGCAACGACCAGATATCGAACCCGCCGACATCCCGCGCGCGAATCAGATCGCTGGGCGTCTCATCTTTGTTCGACATGCAAGGCGCCTTAGATCATTTCTTCGCCGCCCTTCCCGCCGAGAACGATTTCTCCGGCTTCGGCCATACGGCGGGCAATGGTGAGGATTTCCTTCTGCGCGGTTTCTACATCGCTGACGCGCACCGGGCCCTTGGCTTCCAGGTCGTCGCGCAACAGTTCGGACGCACGCTTGGACATGTTCTTGAAGATTTTCTCTTTGACGTTTTCGTCCGAGCCCTTGAGGGCCAGCACCAACACGTCGGAGGAGACTTCGCGCAACAGCGCCTGGATGCCACGGTCGTCGACATCGGCAAGGTTGTTGAAGACGAACATCAGGTCTTCGATCTGGCCGGACAGGGTGTCGTCGATCTCGCGGATCGAGTCCATCAGTTGGCCTTCGACCGAGCTGTCGAGGAAGTTCATGATGTCGGCCGCACGCTTGATGCCACCCAGGGTGGTGCGCGAGGCATTCGAGTTGCCGGAGAACTGCTTCTCCAGAATCGTGTTGAGTTCCTTGAGGGCCGCCGGTTGTACGGTGTTGAGCGATGACACGCGCAGGATGATGTCCAGGCGCACTTTGTGGTCGAAGTGGCCAAGCACTTCACCGGCCTGGTCCGGGTCCAGGTAAGCCACAACGATCGCCTGGATCTGCGGGTGCTCGTAGCGGATCACGTCGGCGACCGCACGGGGTTCCATCCACTTGAGGCTGTCCAGGCCACTGGTGTTGCCGCCCAGCAGGATGCGGTCGATCAGGCCATTGGCCTTGTCTTCGCCCAGCGCCGAGGTGAGCATCTTGCGAATGTAGCTGTCGGAACCGACGCCCAGGCTGGTCTGGTCGCCGACGATCTCGACGAACTCGCTCATCACCTGCTCGACTTGCTCGCGGTGCACATTGCGCATCTGCGCCATCGCCACGCCGACACGCTGGACCTCTTTGGGCCCCATGTGGCGCAGCACTTGGGCAGCGTCGGTTTCACCCAGGGACAGCAGCAACACGGCGGCTTTGTCGACCCGGGAGAGCTTGGCCACAGCGGCTCGATCATTCATCAGCGTTAATCCACTCTTTCACGACCTGGGCCACACGGCCCGGGTCTTCTGCCACCAGACTCTTGATTGCGTTCAACTGAGCGTCATAGCCTTCGCTCGGGCTTGGCAACAGGATGCTTTGCGGGCCGCCAAGGCTGACGCGGTCGTTGGCCAGTTCGCCATCCAGGCCGCCCATGCCACCCAACTCGACGTCGCCACCGGCCAGCGCCAGTTGCTTCTTGCCGCCACCGGTAATGTTGTTGAGCACCGGGCGCAGTACACCAAACACCAGCACCAGGATGAACAACACCCCCAGCACTTGCTTGACGATGTCCCAGAACCACGGCTGGGTGTAGAACGCAGGGTCGCTGATCACTTCAGCGCGCTCGGCGGAGAACGGCATGTTGATCACACTGACGCTGTCGCCACGGCTGGCATCGAAGCCGACAGCGTCCTGTACCAGGCGGGTGAAGCGCGCCAATTCGTCGGCGGTCCAGGGCGCGCGGGTCACGGCGCCATCGGCTGGGTTGACCTTGACCTGGTCATCGACCACCACCGACACCGACAGGCGATTGATCTTGCCCTGTTGCTGCTTGGTGTGGCTGATAGAGCGATCGAGTTCGAAGTTCTTGGTGGACTGGTTACGCTTGTCCGCAGGATACGGCGCAAGCATCGGCTGGCCGGTGGCCGGGTCCATGATCTGCTGGCCGTTGGCATCCAGCAGCGGCTGGCCAGGCTGGATCGCGCCAGCGGTGGCGGCGGCGCCACCGGTGGTCTGCGGTGCCGAGGCGGCCGACGGTGGTTGGTTGCTCAAGGCCCCCGGCACACCTTGCGGGCCATTGGCGGCGGTGCGCTGCTCGCTGGTGGACTGCTCGCTGCGCAGCGCCGGCTGGTCGGGGTTGAACTGCTCCGAGGTCGATTCGACAGCGCTGAAGTCCACGTCGGCGGACACTTCAGCCTTGTAGCGGTCGTTACCCAGCACCGGTTGCAGAATGTTGTGCACGCGCTGGGTGAGCATGCTTTCCATGCGGCGGCTGTAGTCAAATTGCTTGCCGGCCTGGGTCAGCGCGGAGTTTTCGGCCATGTCGGAGAGCAGGTTGCCCTTCTGGTCAACCACCGTGATTTGCGACTTGCTCAATTCGGGAACGCTGGTGGCCACCAGGTTGACGATCGCCAGCACCTGGCCAGGCTCCAGGGAGCGGCCGGCAAACAGTTCGACCAGTACCGAAGCGCTGGGCTTGCGTTCGTCACGCACGAACACCGAGCTTTTCGGAATCGCCAGGTGCACACGGGCAGCCTTGACGTTATTCAGGCTGGAGATGGTGCGCGCCAGTTCGCCTTCCAGGCCACGGCGATAACGGGTGGCTTCCATGAACTGGCTGGTGCCCAGGCCCTGGTCCTTGTCGAGAATCTCGAAACCGATATTGCTGTCGGACGGCGCAACGCCAGCGGCGGCCAGTTTCATCCGTGCGCGGGCCACGTCATCAGACTTGACCAGCAAGGCGCCGGAGTTGGGCTCCACGGTGTAAGCGATGTCGGCAGCGGCGAGGGTTTCCATGATCTGCTTGGAATCCATGCCCGACAGGCTGCCGTACAGTGGGCGGTAATCGGGTTGTTGCGACCACAACACCACGGCAAAACCAATCGCCACGCTGGCCGCCAGGCCAACCATCAGGCCTACCTGACGCAGCATGGTCATTTGCGAGAGGTTTTCCAGGAACGACAGGCCAAACAACGGCGGCTTGCCGTCTGCCTTGGCGGGGAGGTTGTCGGAGAGTGCTTCTGCCATGACTTAAATCTCGTCCTTAAACCGGCATCTGCATGATGTCTTGATAAGCCTGAACCAGCTTGTTACGCACTTGAGTCAAGGCCTGGAAAGACACACTGGCCTTTTGCGAGGCGACCATCACATCGGTGAGGTCCACGCCGCTTTTACCGATCTCGAACGCAGTGGCCAACTGGCTGGACGCCTGCTGGGTATCACTGACTTTATTGATTGCCTGACCGAGCATGTCGGCAAAACTGCTTTGGCCCAATTCCGGCGCTGGCGCGACGGATTTCGGTTGAGCCATGGCATCCATTTGCATGGCGCGCATATCCAACATCAACCGATTGAACTCAATACCCTGGCTCATGACCTTCTCTCTCCGACGACCCGCAATTTTTTGACACTACGCAGCGGTTACTAGGGGTGGTAGCAACAAGGGTGCCAGCTCTGGAGCAACTCGTAAGAAAAGGCGACAAAGCTTGTAGAACTTGTTACCGGTCATGTGGCGAAAAGATAAGCTTCCACATCCATACCAGCATCGCGCATCTGCGCCAGCTTGTAGCGCAAGGTGCGCGGGCTGATGCCCAGGCGCTCGGCCGCTTCTTTGCGGCGGCCACGCTCAGCGCGCAGGGTGTCGATGATCATCTGGAATTCGCGACGACGCAGGTCATCACCCAGGGCGCCAGCTGATTCAACCTCGGCGACCACTGGAGCCGGGGCCAGGCTCGGCAACGGCGCAGCACCATTGCCCATGGCCAGGCAGAAATCCTGCGGCTGGATCAACCCGCCCTGCTGCAAAATCAGCGCACGCTGGATGGCATTGTCCAGCTCGCGCACGTTGCCCGGCCACGGATAGCTGACCAGGCACGCCTGAGCCTGCGGCGATAACCGCGCCTGGGCATGCTTCATTTTTTTGACGTGGTTGTTCAGCAGGCGCTCGGCCAACGGAATGATATCCGCCGGGCGCTCGCGCAACGGGCGCCAGGCCAGGGGGAACACCGAGAGCCGGTAGAACAGGTCCTCCCGGAAGCGCCCCGCCGCCACTTCGCCGGCCAGGTCGCGGTTGGTGGTGGCAACCACGCGGATATCCAGCTGGATCGGCTTGCGTGCCCCCACGCGCTCCACTTCACGCTCCTGCAACACACGCAGCAACTTGGCTTGCAGGCCCAGGGGCATTTCCGAGATTTCGTCGAGCAGGATGGTACCGCCGTCGGCCTGTTCGAACTTGCCGGCCTGGGCCGCGATGGCGCCGGTGAACGAGCCCTTTTCATGGCCGAACAACGTGGCTTCGAGCATGTTGTCGGGGATCGCCGCACAGTTGATCGCAATGAACGGTTGCTGGGCACGGCTGGACTGCTGGTGGATGTAGCGTGCCAACACTTCTTTACCGGTGCCGGATTCGCCGGAAATCAGCACAGTGGAATCACTGCGCGCCACCCGCGCTGCCAGTTCCAGCAATTGCGCGCTGGCCGGTTCAAAGGCTATCGGGCCGTCACCCTCGCCCGCCGACATCACGCCCAGGGCATGTCGGGCGACCAGCTCGATCAGCGCCTTGGGCTCGAACGGTTTGACCAGGTAATCCGCCGCGCCCTGGCGCATGGCGTCCACCGCCCGCTCCACGGCGCCATGGGCAGTCATCAGCAGTACCGGCAGCTGCGGCTGGCGCGCACGCAGCAGGCCGAGCAACTGGTGGCCGTCCATGCCGGGCATGTTCACATCGCTGACCACCAGGCTGAAGGCTTCCTGCTCGACCGCCGCCAAGGCCTCCTCGGCAGAGCCGACCGCCCGGTAGTCATGGCCCGCCAACAGCAGCGTGTCAGCCAATGCTTCACGCAGGGCGCGATCGTCTTCCACCAATAAAACCTTGATAGCCATAATCCTTTTACTCCGCGCTCGCCGCGCTGGAAAACAGCGGCAAGGTCATCAATGCACAGGTGCCGCGCCCCAACCGGGAGCGCAACTGCAATTCTCCCTGATGGGCGCGTGCCACTGCCTTGACCACGGTCAGGCCCAGGCCAGTGCCGTTGGTCTTGGTGGTAAAAAACGGCTCGCCCAGGCGTTGCAGCACCTGGGGGTCGATGCCGCTGCCGCTGTCGCTGATACACAGGCGCAGGGTTTGTTCGCGGGCGTAGAGGTGCACTTTGAGGCGTGCATCCGGGCCGCTGGCCTGGGTGGCGTTTTCGATCAGGTTGAGCAAGGCGCCGACCAGGGTGTCGCGGTTGCACAGCAACTCGCCCTGGTGGCTGTCACATTGCCAACGCAGGTTGGCGCCCTGTACATGGGTCGCCGCCGCTGCTTGCAAGGCCTGCATCAACCCGGCAGGCGTGACGCGGTCGGTCAGCGGCAATTCGCCGCGGGCAAACACCAGCATGTCGCGCACCTGGTGCTCCAATTCATGCAAGCGCTCCTTGAGGCGCCCGGCAAATCGTTGCTGAGTGGCTACAGGCAATTGCTCATCAGTCAAATGACTGGCGTAGATCAACGCCGCCGACAAGGGGGTGCGGATCTGATGCGCCAACGAGGCGACCATCCTGCCCAACGACGACAGCCGCTCATGACGGGCCAACTGGTCTTGCAGGTGACGGGTTTGCGTCAGGTCATTGAGCAGCACCAATTGGCCCGGCTCGGCGTCCAGGGAGCGAGTGGCGATAGACAGGCGACGCCCGTCCTTGAGGGAGACTTCGTGGCCGTCGTCTTCTCGCGGCGCAAAGCAGCGGGTGATGACATGGCGCCACAGCTCGCCTTCCAGCGGCAGGCCCAGCAGGTCGCAGGCCGCCGGGTTGGCTTCGCGCACACGGCCCTGGTCGTCGATGACGATCACGCCACCGGGCAACAGGTCCAGAAGATTTTGCAGACGGTTGGCCAGGCGTTCTTTTTCCGCCAGCTCCTGCATGCGCTGGGCACTGACCACCGCCAGCTCGCCTTTAAGCTCGGACACCCGCGCCTCAAGCAGACTGTAGGAGTCAGTCAGTTGGCTCGACATCTGGTTGAACTGCGAGAACGCTTGTTCCAGGCCCTGGCGGGTCGGCGGTTCTACAGGCGAAACCAGCCCCTGGATGGCAGGGGCCGAAGATAGTTGGGCGGCGTGGGGCATGATGCTCTCTCGCTTGGCTGACCGTCAGTTAAACGGAACGTTGCGAGGGCTGTAGCAATACCCGTGCCGAAAAAAATCTACCTATAAATCAGCTAGTTGAAAAACAGGCGTCAATCATCCGCCTGTTCATCACCTTCTTTGCGGCTCATACCGTACTTGCGCATCTTCTCCACCAGGGTGGTACGGCGGATGCGCAGACGCTCGGCGGCGCGGGCAACGATGCCATGCGCGTCGTCCAGAGCCTGCTGGATCAACCCTTGTTCCAGGTTGCCGAGGTAGTCCTTGAGGTCAAGACCTTCGGGCGGCAGCATGGCGGTGGCACCGAAGTCCGGGGCATGACCGTTAATGGCCACGCGCTCTTCCATGTCACTGCGCAGGCTGTCCATCTGCTCGTCTTCATCGTCGACGTAGCGAAATTTCTTCGGCAGCTCGACCACGCCGATCACCCCGTACGGATGCATGATCGCCATGCGTTCCACCAGGTTCGCCAGCTCGCGCACGTTGCCCGGCCAGCCGTGACGGCACAGCGACATGATCGCGGCAGAGTTGAAACGAATGGAGCCGCGCTTTTCGTGCTCCATGCGCGAGATCAGCTCGTTCATCAGCAACGGAATGTCTTCCACGCGCTCGCGCAGCGGGGCCATCTCGATGGGGAATACGTTGAGGCGGTAGTACAGGTCTTCGCGGAAGCTGCCAACCTCGATCATGCTTTCGAGGTTCTTGTGGGTGGCGGCAATGATGCGCACGTCCACGCTCTGGGTCTTGTTGCTGCCCACGCGCTCGAAGGTGCGCTCCTGCAACACACGCAGCAACTTGACCTGCATCGGCAGCGGCATGTCGCCGATTTCGTCAAGGAACAGCGTGCCGCCATTGGCCAGCTCGAAACGCCCGGCACGACTGGTGATCGCCCCGGTAAAGGCGCCCTTCTCGTGGCCGAACAGTTCGCTTTCCAGCAGCTCTGCCGGGATCGCCCCGCAGTTGACCGGCACAAAAGGCCCGTCGCGGCGCTTGGAGTGATAGTGCAGGTTGCGTGCGACCACTTCCTTGCCGGTGCCCGACTCGCCGAGGATCAGCACACTGGCGTCGGTGTCGGCCACTTGCTGC
This genomic stretch from Pseudomonas synxantha BG33R harbors:
- the fliF gene encoding flagellar basal-body MS-ring/collar protein FliF, which gives rise to MAEALSDNLPAKADGKPPLFGLSFLENLSQMTMLRQVGLMVGLAASVAIGFAVVLWSQQPDYRPLYGSLSGMDSKQIMETLAAADIAYTVEPNSGALLVKSDDVARARMKLAAAGVAPSDSNIGFEILDKDQGLGTSQFMEATRYRRGLEGELARTISSLNNVKAARVHLAIPKSSVFVRDERKPSASVLVELFAGRSLEPGQVLAIVNLVATSVPELSKSQITVVDQKGNLLSDMAENSALTQAGKQFDYSRRMESMLTQRVHNILQPVLGNDRYKAEVSADVDFSAVESTSEQFNPDQPALRSEQSTSEQRTAANGPQGVPGALSNQPPSAASAPQTTGGAAATAGAIQPGQPLLDANGQQIMDPATGQPMLAPYPADKRNQSTKNFELDRSISHTKQQQGKINRLSVSVVVDDQVKVNPADGAVTRAPWTADELARFTRLVQDAVGFDASRGDSVSVINMPFSAERAEVISDPAFYTQPWFWDIVKQVLGVLFILVLVFGVLRPVLNNITGGGKKQLALAGGDVELGGMGGLDGELANDRVSLGGPQSILLPSPSEGYDAQLNAIKSLVAEDPGRVAQVVKEWINADE
- the fliE gene encoding flagellar hook-basal body complex protein FliE, with translation MSQGIEFNRLMLDMRAMQMDAMAQPKSVAPAPELGQSSFADMLGQAINKVSDTQQASSQLATAFEIGKSGVDLTDVMVASQKASVSFQALTQVRNKLVQAYQDIMQMPV
- a CDS encoding sigma-54-dependent transcriptional regulator; this translates as MAIKVLLVEDDRALREALADTLLLAGHDYRAVGSAEEALAAVEQEAFSLVVSDVNMPGMDGHQLLGLLRARQPQLPVLLMTAHGAVERAVDAMRQGAADYLVKPFEPKALIELVARHALGVMSAGEGDGPIAFEPASAQLLELAARVARSDSTVLISGESGTGKEVLARYIHQQSSRAQQPFIAINCAAIPDNMLEATLFGHEKGSFTGAIAAQAGKFEQADGGTILLDEISEMPLGLQAKLLRVLQEREVERVGARKPIQLDIRVVATTNRDLAGEVAAGRFREDLFYRLSVFPLAWRPLRERPADIIPLAERLLNNHVKKMKHAQARLSPQAQACLVSYPWPGNVRELDNAIQRALILQQGGLIQPQDFCLAMGNGAAPLPSLAPAPVVAEVESAGALGDDLRRREFQMIIDTLRAERGRRKEAAERLGISPRTLRYKLAQMRDAGMDVEAYLFAT
- a CDS encoding sensor histidine kinase, with the protein product MPHAAQLSSAPAIQGLVSPVEPPTRQGLEQAFSQFNQMSSQLTDSYSLLEARVSELKGELAVVSAQRMQELAEKERLANRLQNLLDLLPGGVIVIDDQGRVREANPAACDLLGLPLEGELWRHVITRCFAPREDDGHEVSLKDGRRLSIATRSLDAEPGQLVLLNDLTQTRHLQDQLARHERLSSLGRMVASLAHQIRTPLSAALIYASHLTDEQLPVATQQRFAGRLKERLHELEHQVRDMLVFARGELPLTDRVTPAGLMQALQAAAATHVQGANLRWQCDSHQGELLCNRDTLVGALLNLIENATQASGPDARLKVHLYAREQTLRLCISDSGSGIDPQVLQRLGEPFFTTKTNGTGLGLTVVKAVARAHQGELQLRSRLGRGTCALMTLPLFSSAASAE
- a CDS encoding sigma-54 dependent transcriptional regulator, whose protein sequence is MWRETKILLIDDDSVRRRDLAVILNFLGEENLPCASHDWQQAVSSLASSREVICVLIGTVNAPGAVLGLLKTLSTWDEFLPVLLMGDISSVDLPEDQRRRVLSTLEMPPSYSKLLDSLHRAQVYREMYDQARERGRHREPNLFRSLVGTSRAIQHVRQMMQQVADTDASVLILGESGTGKEVVARNLHYHSKRRDGPFVPVNCGAIPAELLESELFGHEKGAFTGAITSRAGRFELANGGTLFLDEIGDMPLPMQVKLLRVLQERTFERVGSNKTQSVDVRIIAATHKNLESMIEVGSFREDLYYRLNVFPIEMAPLRERVEDIPLLMNELISRMEHEKRGSIRFNSAAIMSLCRHGWPGNVRELANLVERMAIMHPYGVIGVVELPKKFRYVDDEDEQMDSLRSDMEERVAINGHAPDFGATAMLPPEGLDLKDYLGNLEQGLIQQALDDAHGIVARAAERLRIRRTTLVEKMRKYGMSRKEGDEQADD